The window GAGCGATGGCGATCACCGCAAATCTCAATCGTTTGACGTTCAACGATGCGGATGAAATTCGGGCCTTGTTCAGCGAACTGATCGGTAAAAAGGTAGACGAGAGCTTTTTACTGATCCCTCCGTTCTATACAGCCGGTGGGGACGAGATCCGCGTCGGGCGTAATGTCTTCGTCAATCAGAACTGCACGTTCTACGACCTTGGCGGCCTCGACATCGCGGACGACGTGATGATCGGGCCAAACGTCAGCCTCATCACAGCAGGCCATCCCCTTGAACCTTCGCAGCGACGCTCCACCACCGGAAAGCCCATCGCAATTGGGAAAAATGTATGGATCGCAGCCGGTGCGATCGTCATCGGTGGCGTAACCGTGGGTGAGAACTCGGTCGTCGCGGCGGGTTCCGCGCTGGCGCAAATCGCCTTCGAAGCTGGTTTTGCAGACCATGCCCATTTCTCAAATGTTTTCCGAAGACATACTGGTCTCACCCCTTTGAACTACCGTCGACAATTCAAATCTCGGGTGGGTCACGCACGTCAGTCCTGATCGCTCTCAGCCGGGCGTTCCGCGGCAAACTGCTCATTCAGCGGGGACCAAAGCCAGAATACGGAGTAAGCTCAGTGGTCATGGCAACCTCTAGCATGCCTCGCTTGGCTAACGGGAGACTTGCCATGATCTGCTCAACCTGATCCTGTGTGTTCGCTTCAAA is drawn from Edaphobacter lichenicola and contains these coding sequences:
- a CDS encoding helix-turn-helix domain-containing protein produces the protein MPNEDRTKIICGRTPESAAMLANVKRAMAITANLNRLTFNDADEIRALFSELIGKKVDESFLLIPPFYTAGGDEIRVGRNVFVNQNCTFYDLGGLDIADDVMIGPNVSLITAGHPLEPSQRRSTTGKPIAIGKNVWIAAGAIVIGGVTVGENSVVAAGSALAQIAFEAGFADHAHFSNVFRRHTGLTPLNYRRQFKSRVGHARQS